The Flavobacterium galactosidilyticum nucleotide sequence AGTAACCTGAATACTGTGGTTTGAAAGCGGCAATAACAACCAAAACTAACCCAACTATAGCGCCGCCAATTGCAGGCGCCATTGGATTTAGTCCGTTAAATGCCATCCACCATATCACCATAGCCGAAGCGGTAAGAAGCAAGAATAAAATAATGCTCTTATTAACAGTTCCTGACACTGTCATATCCTGATTGTAATCTATAATAGTTGACTGACGAGTGTCATCTTTTCTAGATACAGCAGTTGAAAAAGTTTTATTATTTAAAAATGGATTATTAGAATTTAAACTCATAATTAGATTGGTTTATTGTTGCTCAAATATAAATGATATTTTATAGAAGAGTGTTTATTTATTCTTAATATTTGGAAGGTAGTTTACTTAGCTAAACGCAAAAAATCCGTCTCATTTAATAACGAGACGGATTCTATTTTTAATTGAATAGCTTTATTCTATTTCAGAAACTCTCAAGGTATTTACCATCCCTTTATCTTTTATTGGCATAGCTGCTAAGTTGATCAGTAAATCTCCTGCTTCCACAAAGCCTTTTTGTTTTACTATATCATTGATATCTGTTACAGTGTCGTCAGTACTTACTGTTTTTTCATAGAAAAAAGATTTTACACCCCATAATAAATTTAGTTGCGTAAGTATTCTTTTGTTCGAAGTAAATACTAAAATATGTGCATTAGGTCGCCATGCTGAGATTTGAAATGCAGTATAACCACTGTTTGTCAATGTACATATTGCTTTTGCGTGAATTGCATTCGCCATTGTTGCTGCGTGGTGGCAAATCGTTTTAGTAATAAAACGTTTTGTCTTAATCTGTGGTGTATTTTGAGGAACCTGAATTAACGGAGAATCTTCAACTGCTTGAATAATTTGCGACATTTTTTGGATAACCTGAACTGGGTAATTACCAGTTGCAGTTTCTCCGGAAAGCATTACAGCATCAGCACCATCCATAACAGAGTTTGCAACATCGTTTACTTCTGCACGCGTTGGCGTAAGGCTAGTAATCATTGTCTCCATCATTTGTGTAGCTACAATTACTGGTATTCTAGCTGTTTTTGCTCTGCGAATTAACTCTTTTTGTACAAGAGGTACTTCATGTGCGGGAAGTTCAACACCTAAATCTCCTCGAGCAACCATCAGACCATCGCAATAAGCAACAATTTTATCGATGTTTTCTAGTGCCTCAGGCATTTCTATTTTAGCAATAATTGGAATTTTGTAGTCAGAATGTTTTGCTATTAATTCCTGTAGGTCTTGTAAGTCTTCTGGTGTCTTTACAAATGATAAAGCAATCCAGTCCACATGTTGTTCGATAGCAAAAATAGCATCTGCAATATCTTTTTCGGTCATAGCCGGAAGTGATATTTTAGTATTAGGTAAGTTAACTCCTTTTTTAGATTTCAATTCACCACCTTGAATTACTCGCGCTACAACTTCTGATTTTTTATCAGTTTCAACTATTTCAAAAATAAGTTTACCATCATCAAGTAAAATTCTTTCCCCAGGATTTACATCGTTTGGAAAGTTTTTATATTTCATGAATACTTTTTTTGCAGTTCCAAGTATGTCTTCGGCTGTAGTAAACGTAATTAAATCGCCATCTTGTACTACAACGCCTTCTTCCATAACTCCTACGCGAAGTTTAGGGCCTTGTAAATCACCAAGGATTGCTGTAGTGTAGCCAAACTCTTCATTTAAACCTCGTATAAGGTTTATCTTTTCTTTTACATCATTGTAGTCAGCATGTGAAAAATTCACTCGGAATACATTTACCCCAGCGTCAATCATGTCTTTTATGATTTCTCTAGTGCTACATGCAGGTCCAAGTGTGGCTACAATTTTAGTTTTCTTGTTCGTAAGCATTTTTATTAAAAAATTAAATTGTTTTTAGATTTTATTAGACTTGTTTCTACTATGTAAACTGTAGATACGTTTTCTATGGTATTTAATATTAATTGCACGTTGGAAATATCCAAAGTGTCTTCGTTGTTTTCTATTTTTAAAAAATAATCTACTTTTTTAAATTCAGGAAGTAAAAAGGCTTTTGTAGCTACTTCCATAGTCACATTTGAAAATAGATTTTGAGTATTTCCGTCTTTAATGTGGATGACCTCATTTACATTTTGAATTAAATTCCAGGAAGCTGTGTTTTCTTCATCATTATAATAAAATCTGGAAAAGTTTATTTCACCTTCTTTTATTTTTATTTGAATTTCATTTTCACTTTTACTTAAATTAACTGGTAATTTTTGATTGATAAAGTATGCCAGTCTATAATCTTCTAAGGAAGTATGAATCGCAATAAGATAGTAATCTATTTCGTCGAATTCGCCAAGATCCAATTTGTGAATAGCCATTTCATTAAAAAATAAAATGTAAATATACTATTTCTATCATTGTGTTTGGCCAGCGAAAGCGTATGTTTTTGTTAATTTATGAACGATAACGTTGTAGTTTTACGAACATTGAGGTTATTTTCTGTCCATTTTTTCTTGAAATGCGAAATAAGCGCGTTGTGATGCTTTTTCTTCTGCCTTCTTTTTAGATGTTGCTCTAGCTTTTGCAATTACTTTATCGTCAATACTCAGTTTGACGCCAAAAAGACGTTGCCCATCTATAGCATTGTCCTCAAAAATATCGTAATGGAATATTTTCTTTTCCTTTTGGCACCACTCAATAACTAAGCTTTTGTAGCTAATTACTTTGCCTTCTAGTCTAGCAATGTCAACGTAAGGAGTAATCACTCGCTTTTGAATGAATTTTTCACAGTATTCGTACCCTCTGTCTAAGTAAATGGCTCCTACAAGTGATTCAAAGATATTTCCATGCACATTGTCACCAAAATGCTGAACGGGAACTTTGCTCTCTATAAAATTACATAAATTTAAGTCCTTACCTAATTCGTTCAAATGTTCTCTACTTACAATTTTTGATCGCATTTTTGTAAGATAGCCTTCGTCACCTAATGGTGCTTTGTCAAATAAATAAGCTGCAATTACGGAGCTAAGCATTGCGTCACCTAAGAATTCAAGTCGTTCGTAATTCATTGGATTTCCTGAACCATCTACACGATTTGCGGAACGATGCGTGAATGCTTTTTTGTAATTGTCTAAGTCTAAAGGAGCAAATCC carries:
- the pyk gene encoding pyruvate kinase, which encodes MLTNKKTKIVATLGPACSTREIIKDMIDAGVNVFRVNFSHADYNDVKEKINLIRGLNEEFGYTTAILGDLQGPKLRVGVMEEGVVVQDGDLITFTTAEDILGTAKKVFMKYKNFPNDVNPGERILLDDGKLIFEIVETDKKSEVVARVIQGGELKSKKGVNLPNTKISLPAMTEKDIADAIFAIEQHVDWIALSFVKTPEDLQDLQELIAKHSDYKIPIIAKIEMPEALENIDKIVAYCDGLMVARGDLGVELPAHEVPLVQKELIRRAKTARIPVIVATQMMETMITSLTPTRAEVNDVANSVMDGADAVMLSGETATGNYPVQVIQKMSQIIQAVEDSPLIQVPQNTPQIKTKRFITKTICHHAATMANAIHAKAICTLTNSGYTAFQISAWRPNAHILVFTSNKRILTQLNLLWGVKSFFYEKTVSTDDTVTDINDIVKQKGFVEAGDLLINLAAMPIKDKGMVNTLRVSEIE
- the rnc gene encoding ribonuclease III, producing the protein MRIIRKIFSKSRSLEDGIFFDSIQKILGFAPLDLDNYKKAFTHRSANRVDGSGNPMNYERLEFLGDAMLSSVIAAYLFDKAPLGDEGYLTKMRSKIVSREHLNELGKDLNLCNFIESKVPVQHFGDNVHGNIFESLVGAIYLDRGYEYCEKFIQKRVITPYVDIARLEGKVISYKSLVIEWCQKEKKIFHYDIFEDNAIDGQRLFGVKLSIDDKVIAKARATSKKKAEEKASQRAYFAFQEKMDRK
- a CDS encoding IPExxxVDY family protein translates to MAIHKLDLGEFDEIDYYLIAIHTSLEDYRLAYFINQKLPVNLSKSENEIQIKIKEGEINFSRFYYNDEENTASWNLIQNVNEVIHIKDGNTQNLFSNVTMEVATKAFLLPEFKKVDYFLKIENNEDTLDISNVQLILNTIENVSTVYIVETSLIKSKNNLIF